A genomic stretch from Hydrogenimonas urashimensis includes:
- a CDS encoding EI24 domain-containing protein — protein sequence MENRSPAYTEGALLARALSDFFTTRFMVLSTAPFLITMFLAFFLLFQVSGEFFDMLNAAAQASQNPDAAAAQNELAQFAKEYPIISAIAGSFVFKAVAGTLFYIVGGGVAVLASVIIAVIIVGFFTPMIVREIQKRHYPHVERKATVPVWDYLLFMLGQLTLFLLFLLVSLPFWFIPVLGIVAMNAPFYFLFHKLLTRDVAGEIFGKEEMKAVFAQAKWRIMTTTLILYLLSLIPGVGILGQVFFVIVLAHQFFQEAARLRGAMIKSI from the coding sequence ATGGAAAACCGATCTCCGGCCTATACCGAGGGCGCTCTTTTGGCCAGAGCGCTTTCCGATTTCTTCACGACCAGGTTCATGGTCCTTTCGACCGCTCCTTTCCTGATCACGATGTTTTTGGCATTTTTTCTGCTCTTCCAGGTCTCCGGGGAGTTTTTCGACATGCTCAACGCGGCGGCCCAGGCGTCACAGAATCCCGATGCCGCCGCCGCACAGAACGAACTGGCACAGTTTGCGAAGGAGTATCCCATCATATCCGCCATTGCGGGGAGCTTCGTTTTCAAAGCGGTGGCCGGGACCCTCTTTTACATCGTGGGCGGCGGTGTGGCGGTACTGGCATCGGTCATCATAGCCGTAATCATCGTCGGATTCTTCACCCCGATGATCGTCAGAGAGATACAAAAACGGCACTATCCCCATGTCGAGCGCAAGGCGACGGTACCGGTTTGGGACTATCTGCTTTTTATGCTGGGTCAGCTCACGCTTTTTCTCCTTTTTCTTCTCGTCTCGCTGCCTTTCTGGTTCATCCCGGTGCTTGGCATCGTCGCGATGAACGCCCCGTTCTACTTCCTCTTCCACAAACTTCTGACACGGGATGTCGCCGGGGAGATTTTCGGCAAAGAGGAGATGAAAGCGGTTTTTGCCCAGGCCAAATGGCGCATTATGACCACCACACTCATCCTTTACCTCCTCTCTCTCATTCCCGGGGTCGGTATTTTGGGCCAGGTCTTTTTCGTCATCGTCCTGGCCCACCAGTTTTTCCAGGAGGCGGCGAGGCTGCGCGGCGCGATGATAAAAAGCATCTGA
- a CDS encoding CorA family divalent cation transporter has translation MKIDALLLEDIENASHPSHFEMGEDYAVLILRLPEMTERGLDIVSYAFVVENGLCYRFDRKAKRLETSGTLEDMYEFLDTKTERLIKDMQRYHFEIEQLEETLYDGSLPKDFMARWIAYKKDVSLIHRLMFHASLAFELFVRYHKKQEGFQALAFADLMEHMGRIRDLAKAAMDKLDNLYDFYRAKVDERMNRNMYWLTIISAIFLPLTLVTGFFGMNTGGLPYTDDPHGTVKVVIISLLLEVLFLIPFILMNMQKTRKFRLRFKKHSE, from the coding sequence ATGAAAATCGACGCGCTGCTGCTGGAAGATATCGAAAACGCCAGCCACCCTTCCCATTTCGAGATGGGAGAGGATTATGCCGTGTTGATTCTGCGTCTGCCGGAAATGACGGAGAGAGGGCTCGATATCGTTTCCTACGCTTTTGTCGTAGAAAACGGTCTCTGCTACCGTTTCGACAGAAAAGCGAAAAGGCTGGAGACCTCCGGGACTTTGGAAGATATGTACGAGTTTTTGGATACCAAAACCGAGAGGCTCATCAAGGATATGCAGCGCTACCATTTCGAGATAGAGCAGCTCGAAGAGACGCTTTACGACGGGTCGCTTCCGAAAGATTTCATGGCCCGGTGGATCGCCTACAAAAAAGACGTTTCGCTGATTCACCGTCTTATGTTCCATGCCTCCCTGGCGTTCGAACTTTTCGTCCGTTATCACAAAAAGCAAGAAGGGTTCCAGGCGCTCGCCTTCGCCGATTTGATGGAGCATATGGGGCGCATCCGCGACCTGGCCAAGGCGGCGATGGACAAACTGGACAACCTCTACGACTTCTACCGGGCCAAAGTGGACGAGCGGATGAACCGCAACATGTACTGGCTCACCATTATCTCCGCCATTTTCCTGCCGCTGACCCTGGTAACCGGATTTTTCGGCATGAATACGGGTGGTTTACCCTACACCGACGATCCCCACGGCACCGTGAAAGTGGTGATTATATCTCTTCTGCTCGAAGTGCTCTTTTTGATACCTTTCATCCTTATGAATATGCAAAAAACCCGGAAATTCCGCCTGCGATTCAAAAAACATTCCGAATAG
- a CDS encoding YfdX family protein, which yields MKKVWISLVAAALLAAPAAMAETSAQVSKHAVQKAEKRAKNEQLEVVQEAVEAVALTQQVLVDLDKKNVKKAKADLEKAIGKLEVVLEHPDAPALLPIDSSIVATEYIGDAKSIEKSLAAVKKLLAVGDVQAARRLLNTLQSEIDVISVNLPLVSYPQALKLAAKYLNEGKVKEARDVLEMALGTLVQNQIVIPLPLLKAQALIEAASTVAKKDKEQALKHLEAARNELKVAKALGYTSSSDTTYKMLDEAIEKIEKEVKGPNKAEKLFKELIEKLKEFKENATKNVSGKKSEK from the coding sequence ATGAAAAAAGTATGGATTTCCCTCGTGGCGGCAGCCCTGCTCGCTGCTCCGGCCGCGATGGCGGAAACTTCCGCGCAGGTCAGCAAACATGCGGTCCAGAAAGCGGAGAAAAGAGCGAAGAACGAGCAGCTCGAAGTGGTTCAGGAAGCGGTGGAAGCCGTGGCTTTGACCCAGCAGGTTCTGGTGGATCTGGACAAGAAAAATGTGAAAAAAGCGAAGGCCGACCTTGAGAAAGCGATCGGCAAGCTGGAAGTGGTGCTGGAGCATCCCGATGCACCGGCTCTGCTGCCCATCGACTCCTCCATCGTCGCCACCGAGTACATAGGTGATGCAAAGAGCATCGAAAAGAGCCTGGCGGCGGTCAAGAAACTGCTGGCGGTGGGCGATGTCCAGGCGGCACGGCGCCTTTTGAACACTCTTCAGAGCGAAATCGACGTCATCAGCGTCAATCTGCCTCTGGTATCCTATCCGCAGGCATTGAAACTGGCGGCCAAATACCTCAACGAGGGCAAGGTGAAAGAGGCACGCGATGTACTCGAAATGGCGCTGGGAACGCTGGTGCAGAACCAGATCGTCATTCCCCTGCCTCTGCTGAAAGCCCAGGCGCTGATCGAAGCGGCCAGTACGGTGGCCAAAAAGGACAAAGAGCAGGCTCTCAAGCATCTCGAGGCGGCCCGAAACGAGCTGAAAGTGGCCAAAGCGTTGGGATACACCAGCAGCAGCGATACGACTTATAAAATGCTGGATGAGGCGATCGAGAAGATCGAAAAAGAGGTGAAAGGGCCCAACAAAGCGGAAAAGCTCTTCAAGGAGCTGATCGAAAAACTCAAAGAATTCAAAGAGAACGCGACGAAGAACGTCAGCGGGAAAAAGAGTGAAAAATGA
- a CDS encoding GGDEF domain-containing protein: protein MRKNKYTLPPPLPKTGDTAETENEYSEERRQAVTRLLFIVILVPILAWLTPERKIALHPFWSGIVLYIVLAFVHFRLLANAPERFRRARKIFVIFLDIAVTSLLVATLKETGFLFSLLYIWVILGNGMRFGPKYLYVAMGFVLMALAGLYLFVPYWHTHTIFMLYLALATLILPLFMLRLIYRIERNRLQLKAILNNMEYNAMHDSLTELGNRFAFDSRLRESLALRTPFAMMFIDLDGFKQVNDRFGHGVGDRVLKEVAGRLERFASRNDLSVFRLGGDEFAVLVPGVAPDVLDRLAGTLLHALSQPYAEGKIGAISASIGISRCPLDSENASDLKKFADMAMYLAKQSGKNRYQLYDRRTFRVASDQT, encoded by the coding sequence ATGAGAAAAAACAAGTACACTCTCCCACCGCCGCTTCCTAAAACGGGTGATACGGCGGAAACCGAAAACGAATACAGCGAAGAGCGGCGTCAGGCGGTTACACGTCTTCTTTTTATCGTCATTCTCGTACCGATTCTTGCCTGGCTTACCCCGGAACGCAAGATTGCGCTTCATCCTTTCTGGAGCGGTATCGTTCTGTACATCGTTCTGGCTTTTGTACACTTTCGACTGCTGGCCAACGCACCCGAGCGGTTTCGTCGGGCCAGAAAAATCTTTGTCATTTTCCTCGATATCGCCGTCACTTCACTCCTGGTCGCGACATTGAAAGAGACGGGATTTCTTTTCAGCCTTCTTTATATCTGGGTCATTCTGGGCAACGGGATGCGGTTCGGTCCGAAATATCTTTATGTCGCCATGGGTTTTGTCCTGATGGCACTGGCGGGTCTCTATCTCTTCGTCCCCTACTGGCACACCCATACAATCTTTATGCTCTATCTTGCCCTTGCCACCCTGATACTGCCCCTTTTCATGCTGCGGCTTATCTATCGGATCGAACGCAACCGGCTTCAGCTCAAGGCGATTTTGAACAACATGGAGTACAACGCGATGCATGACAGCCTGACCGAACTCGGGAACCGCTTCGCCTTCGACAGCCGGCTGCGTGAATCTTTGGCGTTACGCACCCCTTTTGCCATGATGTTCATCGACCTGGACGGATTCAAGCAGGTTAACGACCGTTTTGGCCACGGTGTGGGCGACCGGGTGCTCAAAGAGGTGGCCGGACGCCTTGAAAGATTCGCTTCACGAAACGATCTTTCCGTATTTCGGCTCGGAGGTGACGAATTCGCGGTTTTGGTTCCTGGTGTGGCGCCGGATGTCCTGGACCGTCTGGCGGGCACACTGCTCCACGCCCTTTCCCAGCCCTATGCCGAGGGAAAAATCGGGGCCATCTCCGCCAGTATCGGCATCAGCCGCTGCCCCCTCGACAGCGAAAACGCATCGGATCTGAAAAAATTCGCAGATATGGCCATGTATCTGGCCAAACAGAGCGGGAAAAACCGCTACCAACTCTACGATCGAAGGACTTTCCGTGTTGCATCTGACCAAACTTGA
- a CDS encoding YajQ family cyclic di-GMP-binding protein: MAKEHSFDISAKADMQEIKNAIQQAQKEAENRYDFKGLVKEITLNEKAKTITVTSSSDNKLDALIDILIGKIIKRGLDPKVLKETSREDASGGTRRAVFAIVDAIAKEDAKRIVKEIKGLKLKVQAAIQGDEIRVSGKSLDDLQAVMAHLKSLDLDFPINFGNYR, translated from the coding sequence ATGGCGAAAGAGCACAGTTTCGACATATCGGCCAAAGCGGATATGCAGGAGATCAAAAACGCGATTCAGCAGGCACAGAAAGAGGCGGAAAACAGATACGATTTCAAGGGGCTGGTCAAAGAGATAACGCTGAATGAAAAGGCCAAGACGATCACAGTGACCAGTTCCAGCGACAACAAACTCGATGCGTTGATCGATATTCTTATCGGCAAGATCATCAAGCGGGGGCTTGACCCCAAAGTGCTCAAAGAGACGAGCCGTGAAGATGCCAGCGGCGGCACACGGCGGGCGGTTTTCGCCATCGTCGACGCCATCGCCAAAGAGGACGCCAAACGTATCGTCAAAGAGATCAAGGGGCTCAAACTCAAGGTGCAGGCCGCTATCCAGGGTGACGAGATCCGCGTCAGCGGGAAATCGCTGGACGATCTTCAGGCGGTGATGGCCCACCTCAAATCGCTCGATCTCGATTTCCCCATCAATTTCGGAAATTACCGCTGA
- a CDS encoding HdeD family acid-resistance protein: MTIIGRFQFDKETLKKYSGQTVIAGVLMMVLGLVGLLAPTLMSVVTVYFLAWLFLFSGLVQGYNTWKNYGGHIGAWVKPTISVITAFLLMFFPLPGVAATAILLVVYLLMDAYSSLTLGWHYKPNKGWWLMLTNGILSIVLAIILLVGWPVSSLVLVGLFVGISLFFDGAALVGMGLGAKKIGDEEIETEKKSRKSEKNN, from the coding sequence ATGACCATCATCGGGCGATTCCAGTTCGACAAGGAGACGCTGAAAAAGTATAGCGGCCAGACCGTCATCGCGGGTGTTTTAATGATGGTGCTGGGACTCGTCGGCCTCTTGGCGCCGACATTGATGTCGGTGGTGACCGTCTATTTCCTGGCGTGGCTCTTTCTTTTCAGCGGCCTCGTGCAGGGATACAACACCTGGAAGAACTACGGCGGGCACATCGGAGCGTGGGTCAAGCCAACGATCTCCGTCATCACCGCCTTTTTGCTGATGTTCTTCCCGCTGCCGGGTGTGGCGGCCACGGCGATTTTGCTGGTGGTCTATCTGTTGATGGACGCCTATTCGAGCCTGACTCTGGGCTGGCACTACAAACCCAACAAAGGGTGGTGGTTGATGCTGACCAACGGTATCCTTTCCATCGTCCTGGCCATCATTCTGCTGGTGGGATGGCCCGTCAGCTCCTTGGTGCTGGTCGGGCTTTTTGTTGGCATCAGCCTCTTTTTCGACGGCGCGGCCCTGGTCGGCATGGGGCTGGGCGCCAAGAAGATCGGCGACGAGGAGATCGAAACAGAGAAAAAGAGTCGCAAAAGTGAAAAGAATAACTGA
- a CDS encoding CZB domain-containing protein — translation MKKDEALKEIEKAITSHEEQLKTSRLMAYGMQVDKEGAALNERRCAFGRWLYDNMAWLKRFFGTATIEEIEKIHTLWHNENRKIYEIYSRKKEGRGLFGKLLGKKRFEEGDLDRAKAYYEELKKLTEELVKRMKLLLVRAKSRPEDDYEKIKRETKE, via the coding sequence ATGAAAAAAGATGAAGCGCTCAAAGAGATAGAAAAGGCTATCACCTCGCATGAGGAGCAGCTCAAAACGAGCCGGCTCATGGCTTACGGGATGCAGGTGGACAAAGAGGGGGCGGCCCTGAACGAGAGGCGATGCGCTTTCGGAAGATGGCTCTACGACAACATGGCATGGCTCAAACGCTTTTTCGGAACCGCCACGATCGAAGAGATTGAAAAAATCCACACACTCTGGCATAATGAAAACCGCAAGATATACGAGATCTACTCCCGCAAAAAAGAGGGACGCGGCCTGTTTGGGAAGCTGCTGGGGAAAAAGCGGTTCGAAGAGGGGGATCTCGACCGGGCGAAAGCCTATTACGAAGAGTTGAAAAAGCTGACGGAAGAGCTGGTCAAACGCATGAAGCTTCTGCTGGTGCGTGCCAAGTCGCGGCCGGAAGACGATTACGAAAAGATAAAGAGAGAGACGAAGGAGTAG
- a CDS encoding Crp/Fnr family transcriptional regulator, translating into MLHLTKLEPFHGLSRHLIDQINRIGVIREYPKGSPAMDSDDTLRHFYILLEGRIKVYRYNPQNNREQTLYLLGPHDMFDVLTVLDGRRHEVMTEAIDHVKALELPIDKVREWLDTNPAFNRAFFPYLARQMRQVEELATDLSLYDTSTRLMKLILKNLDLKNPARRLGLLQNLSHDEIASMIGTVRHVVNRHLQQLKKEGILNIERKKLAVNDVKKLLEKVEEEY; encoded by the coding sequence GTGTTGCATCTGACCAAACTTGAACCTTTTCACGGCCTCAGCCGGCATCTCATCGACCAAATCAACCGCATCGGCGTGATACGGGAGTACCCAAAAGGCTCGCCGGCGATGGACTCCGACGACACATTGCGCCATTTTTACATCCTGCTGGAAGGGCGTATCAAGGTCTATCGCTACAACCCCCAGAACAATCGGGAGCAGACACTCTATCTGCTTGGACCTCACGACATGTTCGACGTGCTGACGGTGCTGGACGGCCGTCGCCACGAGGTGATGACCGAAGCGATCGATCATGTCAAGGCGCTGGAGCTCCCCATCGACAAGGTGCGGGAGTGGCTCGACACCAACCCGGCCTTCAACCGCGCCTTTTTCCCCTATCTGGCCAGGCAGATGCGCCAGGTCGAGGAGCTGGCGACGGACCTTTCGCTCTACGACACTTCCACGCGCCTGATGAAACTGATATTGAAGAACCTCGACCTGAAAAATCCGGCCAGGCGTCTGGGACTGCTGCAGAACCTCTCCCACGACGAGATCGCCTCAATGATTGGAACGGTGCGCCACGTGGTCAACCGCCACCTGCAGCAGCTCAAAAAAGAGGGAATCCTCAATATCGAGCGCAAGAAACTCGCCGTCAACGATGTGAAGAAACTGCTGGAGAAAGTGGAAGAGGAGTATTGA
- a CDS encoding succinate dehydrogenase/fumarate reductase iron-sulfur subunit, whose translation MITIRIRRFHAARKPSEVVQEWAVEEGQTLLEALTFIKTQKDPTLTFRSGCRSCVCGSCAVRVNGREVLACAYKPKEGDLVEPLRFAPVIKDLVTDQNGGFDTLRRVKAWLEAPVADAVVTPEEEKRTEVQSDCILCHSCYSACPVFETLPLFAGPFALTRAWRYVADPREGDAKSKIDAIQQNGVWDCTLCGECTAVCPQGIDPKSDILMLRTKSTQMGHMDPTMGSFGSFGLDF comes from the coding sequence ATGATTACCATACGCATCCGGCGCTTTCACGCTGCCCGCAAACCCTCGGAGGTGGTGCAGGAGTGGGCCGTCGAGGAGGGACAGACGCTGCTGGAGGCGCTCACTTTTATCAAAACCCAAAAAGATCCCACACTGACCTTCCGGTCGGGCTGCCGAAGCTGTGTCTGCGGCAGCTGCGCCGTTCGGGTCAACGGGCGTGAAGTGCTGGCGTGCGCCTACAAACCCAAAGAGGGGGATCTGGTGGAGCCGCTGCGTTTCGCACCGGTCATCAAGGATCTCGTAACCGACCAGAACGGGGGATTTGACACCCTCAGGCGCGTCAAGGCGTGGCTGGAGGCACCGGTTGCGGATGCGGTCGTGACGCCCGAAGAAGAGAAGCGTACCGAAGTGCAGAGCGACTGCATTCTCTGCCACTCCTGCTACAGCGCCTGCCCCGTTTTCGAGACCCTCCCCCTCTTCGCCGGCCCCTTCGCCCTGACACGGGCATGGCGCTATGTGGCCGATCCCCGGGAGGGCGATGCCAAAAGCAAAATCGACGCCATCCAGCAAAACGGCGTCTGGGATTGCACCCTCTGCGGTGAATGCACAGCCGTCTGTCCCCAGGGGATCGATCCGAAAAGCGACATCCTGATGCTGAGGACAAAAAGCACGCAGATGGGGCATATGGATCCCACCATGGGCAGCTTCGGCAGTTTCGGGCTCGACTTCTGA
- a CDS encoding PAS domain-containing protein, whose product MKRPEPIDEEIVLDPKRYIVSKTDPKGIIEYGNDYFVQICGYKETELLGQPHSIIRHPDMPKIVFKMMWDRIKNRKNIYALVKNLAKDGRYYWVVTEFETKVDPLSDEIVGYTAFRKAAPKKAVKAIEPIYEKLLEIEEAGGMEASEKYLRGYLEERGKTYDEFIDELIGNKGLFKTFFKMMKRMFG is encoded by the coding sequence ATGAAAAGACCCGAACCTATCGACGAAGAGATCGTGCTCGATCCCAAGCGCTACATTGTCAGCAAAACCGACCCGAAAGGGATCATCGAGTACGGCAACGACTACTTTGTCCAGATCTGCGGATACAAGGAGACGGAGCTGCTGGGGCAGCCCCACAGCATCATCCGCCATCCCGACATGCCCAAAATCGTCTTCAAGATGATGTGGGACCGGATCAAAAACCGGAAAAACATCTATGCGCTCGTCAAGAATCTTGCCAAAGACGGTCGCTACTACTGGGTCGTCACCGAATTCGAGACCAAGGTGGATCCGTTGAGCGACGAGATCGTCGGGTATACCGCCTTTCGGAAAGCGGCCCCCAAAAAGGCTGTCAAAGCGATCGAACCGATTTACGAAAAGCTGCTGGAAATCGAAGAGGCGGGCGGCATGGAAGCCTCCGAAAAGTACCTGCGGGGCTATCTGGAAGAGAGAGGAAAAACCTACGACGAATTTATCGACGAACTGATCGGAAACAAAGGACTTTTCAAAACCTTTTTCAAAATGATGAAGCGGATGTTCGGATAA
- a CDS encoding peroxiredoxin, whose protein sequence is MLRNISYKGKWVVLFSHPADFTPVCTTEFVSFQKHKEQFDALGAELVGFSIDQVFSHIKWVEWIKEKLNVQIEFPIIAGTDTLAAEIGMLHPAKGTNTVRAVFIIDPEGTVRTILYYPQEIGRNIGEIVRALKALQKSDADGVATPANWPDNELIGDHVIIPPATDCETAETRVKEYECFDWWFCHKPQ, encoded by the coding sequence ATACTGCGTAACATCAGTTATAAAGGAAAGTGGGTCGTGCTGTTCAGCCATCCGGCCGATTTCACGCCGGTATGTACGACCGAATTCGTGTCGTTTCAGAAACACAAAGAGCAGTTCGACGCCCTGGGTGCCGAGCTGGTAGGCTTCTCCATCGACCAGGTCTTCAGCCATATCAAATGGGTCGAGTGGATCAAGGAGAAGCTTAACGTGCAGATCGAGTTCCCGATCATCGCCGGCACCGACACGCTGGCGGCCGAGATCGGCATGCTGCATCCGGCCAAAGGGACCAATACGGTACGGGCTGTCTTCATCATCGATCCGGAAGGAACGGTGCGGACCATTCTCTACTATCCGCAGGAGATCGGACGGAATATCGGCGAAATCGTCCGCGCGCTCAAGGCGCTGCAGAAGAGTGATGCCGACGGCGTCGCCACGCCGGCCAACTGGCCCGACAACGAACTAATCGGCGACCATGTCATCATTCCGCCGGCGACCGACTGCGAAACCGCCGAAACGCGCGTCAAAGAGTACGAGTGCTTCGACTGGTGGTTCTGTCACAAACCGCAATAA
- a CDS encoding FAD-dependent oxidoreductase, which yields MDVLIVGGGSAGLSAALAAHESGAKVAVLGKMRPTRSQTSMAQGGINAALGHVAPDSVEAHIADTMRSAHTLAEEAMVRRLCEKAPEAIAWLDGLGTPFSRLENGKVAQRRLGGASGKRACYAQDYTGLKILHTLYDSALKRGIEFLDEYYLLNFIVEENRVLGVTAIEMRSGEVKALGAKSVVIASGGYAGLYRGFTTNSTATTGDGVAAAIRAGCILSDLEFVQFHPTALKRSGILISESARGAGGKLLNSRGERFVDELKTRDEIAKAIWEQLESGEVVFLDIRHLGEAFIEENLPQERKLAKLYEGVDPVTDLIPIKPVAHYTMGGIDVDRGHMTKVKGLFAAGECANARVHGANRLGGNSLLETIVFGREAGENAVTFARQNGEATPKGSAQFEKDRAFVAAVPHFTNQIDFYEKRDFMGKIFYRNAGIVRDEMGLKGVLSAIRQMQRELPFMGIADKSREYNTNLIEFIEFGNMVELAEAALVCMISRNESRGAHQREDYPAEDDEKFAGVHSLSWKEAETLCNEFEGME from the coding sequence ATGGATGTTTTGATTGTCGGCGGCGGAAGTGCCGGACTCTCGGCGGCCCTGGCGGCGCATGAGAGCGGTGCGAAAGTGGCCGTGCTCGGAAAGATGCGGCCTACCCGCTCCCAGACTTCGATGGCCCAGGGCGGCATCAACGCGGCCCTTGGCCATGTGGCGCCCGACAGCGTGGAAGCGCACATCGCGGACACGATGCGCTCGGCCCACACGCTGGCGGAAGAGGCGATGGTCCGCCGTCTTTGCGAAAAAGCACCCGAAGCGATCGCGTGGCTCGACGGACTCGGGACTCCCTTCAGCCGTCTTGAAAACGGAAAAGTGGCCCAGCGCAGACTCGGAGGTGCCAGCGGCAAGCGGGCATGCTACGCCCAGGACTATACGGGACTCAAAATCCTTCACACCCTCTACGACAGTGCCCTCAAAAGGGGAATCGAGTTCCTGGACGAGTACTATCTTCTCAACTTCATCGTCGAGGAGAACCGGGTGCTGGGTGTCACGGCGATCGAAATGCGAAGCGGTGAGGTGAAGGCGCTGGGGGCCAAAAGTGTTGTCATCGCCAGCGGCGGATACGCGGGGCTCTACCGGGGATTCACGACCAACTCCACCGCCACCACCGGAGACGGCGTGGCGGCGGCGATCCGGGCAGGTTGTATTTTGAGCGATCTGGAGTTCGTCCAGTTCCATCCAACCGCTCTAAAACGCAGCGGTATCCTCATTAGTGAAAGCGCCAGAGGCGCGGGCGGAAAGCTGCTCAACTCCAGGGGGGAGCGTTTCGTCGACGAACTCAAGACGCGGGACGAGATCGCCAAAGCGATCTGGGAACAACTCGAGAGCGGTGAAGTTGTGTTTCTGGATATCCGCCATCTGGGAGAGGCTTTCATCGAAGAGAATCTTCCCCAGGAGAGGAAGCTCGCGAAACTCTACGAAGGTGTCGACCCCGTCACCGACCTGATTCCGATCAAACCGGTGGCCCATTACACGATGGGAGGCATCGACGTCGATAGGGGGCATATGACGAAGGTCAAAGGGCTCTTCGCAGCGGGAGAGTGTGCCAACGCCCGCGTGCATGGTGCCAACAGACTGGGAGGCAATTCGCTGCTGGAGACGATCGTGTTCGGACGCGAAGCGGGTGAGAATGCCGTAACATTCGCGCGCCAAAACGGCGAGGCGACACCGAAAGGGAGTGCGCAGTTTGAAAAAGACCGTGCCTTCGTCGCGGCGGTTCCCCACTTTACGAATCAGATCGACTTTTACGAAAAACGCGACTTCATGGGTAAGATTTTCTATCGCAACGCCGGCATCGTACGTGACGAAATGGGGCTCAAAGGGGTCTTGTCGGCGATTCGGCAGATGCAAAGAGAACTGCCGTTCATGGGCATCGCCGACAAGAGCCGTGAATACAATACGAACCTGATCGAATTCATCGAATTCGGCAACATGGTGGAGCTTGCCGAAGCGGCACTGGTATGCATGATCAGCCGCAATGAATCGCGTGGGGCCCATCAGCGGGAGGACTATCCCGCAGAAGATGACGAAAAGTTTGCGGGCGTTCATTCGCTTTCATGGAAGGAAGCGGAAACGCTCTGCAATGAATTTGAGGGAATGGAATGA